The sequence ATCAACACAGAAGTACTTTTCACCGGAAGAGCAATGACCCGTCATATGAGAAGTCAGGGTTATCGTCGTGGTAAGGGTCGATCGAGTCAATGGCTGCATTAATACGAGACTGATCGGCAGCTCCATTGCGAGGAGACATGGTTTAATTCCCGGCAAAGTGATCGCGTCGGACACTCGGAAGAGAGCGTTCGGGAAAGATCAACCATATAATAGACAGGTCGGAAAGTCTCCGCCCAACTTTGACAATTTCTACAATGCGCTCTCGGCAATGGTCGAGTCCTCATTTGGCGGTCCAGTTTTCTGGCTTTATAACCTTAATCCTTCTATGCGCGCTGCTCCCCACATCACATACGCAAATTTTGCCGATAAATAGGAGCGGTCGTTTGAAACCGCCTAAACAACATGGCTAGTCATGCGCACAGAGCATCGTCCGTCTCAGCGGACGAACGTTGTGAAGAACGTGACATCGcgcggaaattaaaaaaaagaagctaagaAAGAAAACAGGCAGTGGATAAGATATCTGGAGAATGAGGACACTCTCAACTGATTCGAGCGAGCACTTGCGACAATCAACGTACGTCCATTGTGTCGACACATATCGACACCGGGAAAAAATGAGTGCAATTAAGGGCAAGAGCCTAATAAGGGTATCACGCGGCGCGCTTTCGACCGCAATGAAGCCAGATTGGCAAACTAATTTTTCGTAAGCGAAACGACGCTTCTGCACATGCCGGCGCCAGTATGCGTCAGACGATGTCGCTTTGTAAGCCACGTGGAGACCACAGAACTCGGAGCATTGCATCGCAAACTCGCTTGCGTATACCTGAATGATCGACCGCGAAATCAATTCGCCTCTTGAGGAGCCGCTTTGCATCAAAGTCCAAGTACTGTGGCTCCAGATTTGACGTCGTGCAAGGTTGGCTGGAGCGATAGGCGCGTGGAACACGTGAGCTCCTCGCGCAAGTGCGAGCTGTTCTGAGCGCTATTGGATTTTTGGCTGGAGCAAATGGTGTAGTTGGTTTGGTTAAGTCAGCAGTTGGGTCTGccgcatatacatatatatatatatatatatatatatatatatatatatatcaggggcgtagcccAGGGGTGATTAAGGGGCTTCAGCCCCACCCCCCCTCCGAAATTTTTTCGtactgtccatgcaccgccgaccaaaacaacctccggcgccggaaatcattctggattttgtataGAATCTCTTgctcacgctcgaaaagacatttgagCGAGCACATTGTGAACTCCAGCtcgatttcgcggcaacgcccatgcaccggaagtcacataacgccaaggagccccatccgagcacaaagtttcaaggttgttttatggcgaacgggctcgtcgCGGAATCATGCGGAGGCCACGGAATCTACGAAGCGCATGGATttgaattccgaaactttataggTATAAAGTTCTCCAACTTtttatgtgaaaggtgcattgacgttTCCAAAGCCGTGCTGTGGATTTTCAATTCCAGAATTTGTGGCTTTAACGTGGTTATAAACATTTTACACCAAAGGTGCAttcacttttctaaagtcgtacagcAGAACGTACAACGAGAAaagccaaatcaacgcactatcagtcaagttgacaaagcacgcagcgagctccgatgagacgaagcgttgcggtCGGTTATTCACCGCcatgtcaaagaaaaaaaatatcaacatttttttcaccggTGCCAAAGtgtccatgtcaagacactatatatttatttatctataGTACCCTCGGGGCTTACGTGAAGCATTACAGATGGGAGAGGCTAATAGATACAGATaactgtacaaaaagaaaacacaataagaTAACACTGCGTAGTCCAATATTAAAGTAACAAAAGTTGGAGCGACACAATAAGCATACCATAAAAATACAGACAAAATATTACACAGGCAGGTAATACAGACGAAGTATAAGTGCACTGTATACATAATGAAAGTTAAAGTGAGAGGATAAGCACATATTGATAGATGTAAATCATAATACAAAGTATTCTCTTTGTAGATTAGGTAGGTAGTACCATAGAAATAATCTATAAACAATACTGGTCAGAAGAAGACAGAGCTACTCTACTCGTGTAAGTATATTAAAGTCAAGCTATTCTAGATAACGTTAGTAAGTGCCTTACGGAAGTCGTCTGTGTTAGTAATACAGACTAGTGGATCCGGTAGGTGATTCCATCCCTGGCATGTTTTTGGGTGAAACGAGTTACTTTAGGTAGACGTTCTGTGGGATGGGATGTTCACTTTGTGACGATGGTCCAAGCGTGCAGAAGTAAAAGAGGCTGGTTCGACATAGCGTGATTTGAGCGTGGTAATCGAACGGTATATTTTATGGAATAAACAAAGGCGAGCGATTTTTTCTGCGTTTAGTGAGGGGATATATATTAAGGGCAAATTTCATGCTAGTGAGGCTTGCTGTGCGCTTGTAATCGTTACAAATAAAACGAACGGAGCAATTCTGTACAACTTCTAAGGTGTTGATTAATGTTAATTGATAAGGGTCCCAAATTGATGATGTGCATTGCAgattaggggcgctataacgtaaagctattccaagcttttctatttcaattctgctatcagccctccgcgattggtccaAAACGTTTTTCCACCCCCCctccacctgcctgtcacgtgacgtcacgaaaaccgcgatacttccccatctgatatgacatgtacacactgattatgcatgattcgacagaaaaaagaaaaaccattatttctgattcgaaccgttttcgccattagacctcggctattggtaaaaagttttcaggctgcacccacgtcacctgcctgtcacgggacgtcacaaaaccgcacaaactcaccgcgtcaaagtgacgtgtacgcgataaagatgcagtaatatgccgaacaaaactgaattttcttcggaatagccgcaggctgcctcgttcTGAAAGGAATTAAAGTTGGCTGCCGGATATCGCTGAgatgctggctactcgcacctgctggagagcatgggtgtatttgcgtataacaaagctccttgcgtggccgtgtaacgttttcaagctattttggcacgtttaccacctcattctgccaaatATTCTTTGCtaagggtcagttttagcgtcattcttaagcttccgttgcatggcgccgcgattttcaaccagccaccgcaagctaagtaagggaaagccaacCAATCGCaaacgctggcaccaccctcttcatccggttaacgattttcagtgcactggctctgcccaagcgaatccctctccacttgagccttctcctcgcctcttgtcagccaattacatacgacaagccgctaagtgtaggcaatcttattcgtttttcaagcaaacaaaagcgacctcctgtgaacgaggagagcgtttgattggtctgttcagacaaccctgcgggtgaccgcccggtgcttgcgtcggtggttacgaaaatttgacgtcaggagatttgaatagaaacatattggaatagttttacgttatagggccctaggtcGAAAGTAGGTAACGTATAGCTGTTGCTTTAGAGAAGGAGGTAACTACGTTTCAGCAAAGGCAagtacgttcttatttatttttctacttttacttttattcgcgagaaaacattgagcctcttcaatttccCTGTTCTCGCTACCGCGGGCTGCCGGAACCAGCCTTGCGTTGTTCTCCTGATGCCCCGACCACCTcgtggcgcacttcggtgcgcgttcatttttgtctggccgagtgaatttttgcctggcagagttttgaacgctttctggactagcagacgaaaaaaaaaaatatgaatcaatgctcgctcgccgccatcactgtggggactggaCTGATTGCAGCACGTTCGTTTCAGTGTGACCTCTCCAGAATGTATTGTCTAgctggtgtaggataccgagcagtacgcGTATGGTCCTCTGTGGGCCAAgcctctcacgttttcttcgatattcctttggtaGCCACATTAAGTGCCCAAGTAGGCATAAGATTGAGGCCAACATGCGTTCCTTTGCATTTTTTCATGTCGGTGCCCcggcctaccccccccccccccccccccacctcccaagaaaataaagtcctgcttgtggcgcagcgaattgtcgcatggtgaaagttcgattttgtaaCTTCTTTAGAGGaattaatgggccatgggacgcttcaatTGACGTATACTTTAGTTGACGTATACGTATTGCGATATCGattatatgtacactccaggcgcactGCTGCCGTCGCCTTCatgtcccgtataaagtccaagggcgataacatcatgacAGCGCGCCGCATGCTCTGTGCGAGTGAGAGCataggatggggggggggggggggcatgggtgaGCCCATGACGGTGGCTCACTCTTGTGTGCACAAGGAAGAAAATCGGGGAGGAAGGCGCGCCGACTTCCGTCCAGTGTGATACATCAGAGGAGTGGAGGGAGGATGGTGGACCCTTGgggttctgtgatctgtgaatctgtgaatgcgaaacatgtttatttgccttgtttgacgcattacatACTGTGAATTTTTCTtggatacgtagatttattggagacatacgtatctggttgcgaggttttgtgtgtcCGTGCACTGAACTTTTTATGCCGTTTATCACAATGTATCTTCCCATTTGtacattccattgtatcttcgcatttataatgtacgagggcgagtcaaatgaaagtgagccaacatACCCCTCGCAATAATGCCTCGGTTCATTATCTGGGAGGTATACGCATAGCACACAGGCACACATGCATTTCTCAttcacaaaagtgacacgcaggtgtgaggataaatgttctttaatgctctcatacactgggttgaacatagttGCGTGACATGATGGACGCTCCAAatgttgaacagcgtggtgtcgtgaggttttagACAACTGAAGGTGTTTCGCAAAAAGAAATCAGTCGCCGTATGGctaccgtgtacgttgaacattgtgtTTCATCAGCCTATGTGAAGCTTTCGAAcgaacggttcaaagaaggacgtgaaagttgcaaagacggtCCGATACCGGGGAAAAGCCtccatgcaatcacccccaacacaattgcaaaggttggtGAGCAGATTAGAcgagaacggaggataagcatcgatgaactggcggAGCGCGTGAACATCAGACCCGGTTCGGTTCAGACCATTATTCATGAACATCTCGTTTATCCGCTCTTGTGTCCGTAATGGATGCCCAAGATATTTTAccgccgccagaagacggagaggttcctAGCAGCCTTGACTCATATGATCCggcatcacaatgagggtgacgactccttgcctgcaattgtgaccgggcaCGAATGATGGTGCCAGTAcaacgagcctgaaacacgacggcaaagcgtACAGTGGAGACATTCGAATTGACCACTCCCAAGGAAAGCACTACCCGtcattttcgccggaaaggtgttgacttctttttttcattcgtcAGGGGCAATTACTGATCTGATTTGCTAAAGctcgagagactatcaatcgtttccggtattgtgaaacgttggatcggctgcgtgtcgcaattaaGAACACACGACGtcaaaaattgacgaatgggttCATCTTGCTCCGCGACAGTGCCCGTGCCCACGTCGATGATGtgtttaatacaaaactggcaaagttcaagaggGAAACGCTTACACATTCGGCATACAGCCAAGGCCTGTCGCCTCGCGACTTCgtcattttggggcaattgaataaacagctcaagggaaccagattcgtgtaggacgatgacgtgaaagagtttTCCCTGTGTTAACAAAGACTGTGTAATGCACATGCATCAATAATTTCGCAATTTTATGCCGTTCTCTTTAAAACTTGTGTTTTTGTGTACCTGCATTCCTCGCATGCCATTATTTTCTCTCACACGTATTTAGGCGCTTCTTCTGTGCctcaccccttatgtaacaccttCCATTGGGGTCCcttattcaataaataaaatgaaactaAATGTCAgcgtaaacacacacacgcaggaGTAAACTTTGCCTACACCATTGGCAGTTGGCCTGTGTCGCATAGCGAAGCAAAGGTCACAAAACATTGCCAAGGGAGAACAAGTCGGTTAACTAAGCAGTAGACTTATCCTAACCCAGACGTACTGATGAGTATGAGTGAGCCCGAACGAGTCCAAGTGGGCGAAAGTTATTCTGTGAGTGAGCGTAGCATAGCCCGAACACAGGGCGCATGCCCCCCCGCcctcctccaaatttttgtgTACCGAAATACCAAGTGCCCAACCCCAAGAACACAACTCTTCGCCGGTGTCAAAAGGGATTTTATCGAATCTTTGGGCCCGATTAAATAAATGACGGCTCGTTATTGCGGCCGTAAGGGGGGAGCATGTGTGCAAAAAATCTGAGCACCACTGCCCATCCTGGTTATCGTCACCAATCAGCTCTATTGGCTCCGCTGCTCACGTATCTGCCAAGCGTGAAAGTGTGAATCAAGCAGGTGAGCGCAAGCAACTCCACGAGAGTGAATGAGTCTCGGCCACTAATTTCGTGGGTCTGATTGATTCAACGTTGCGAGTGAATACGCGTAAGCTTGAGCCCGAGTGAGCCAGCAGGAAACTTAATCAGGTAAGCGAGTCCGAGCGAGTCCATGTGAGCCCAATTTTGGCGCGTCTGTGTGAGCCCTAAGTTAAATGTGCATGGTATTAGTCAGTCTGAGTGAGTTTCGATTATTTTGCTCATTTATAGTCATCGGATAGTGTCCCATGGAGAAATATCCCATGGTTACTGATCCAACATGATCCAGCATCAATGGTCAATTCATGATCCAACATCAAGTATATTGAAGGAGGAATGAGTAAACTGTAAAGCATCAAAAAACACTAAAACTGCGTTTTTGTCGAATGTTCGAGGATCAAAAAGAAATGGCAGAATTTTGAATGCTTTTTAATGGTTCATTATAGCATTATCTTAAAAATGTATAACATATATGATTATGCGTAGATACGACAGATATATGGATGTGCAGCTAGACACGATACCATAAATTTAATACAGTGGGTAAACAATaaagaagagggaaagaaagcaagaacggAACTCCAAAGCTACGTTGTTAGAGTTCAGGGAGGACGGGGACAAGTGGTCAATTTTTGGTGCGACGCGAACATCTTACAGGAGCCGCGCGCTCAGCACTCCATGCGGGGCATGCCTGCACAATCGAACGCGTAGGCAAAGACAGGCAAAGGCATGGAAATGGCGTTGCACGACGCCCGCGATTTGAAAGTCTCGCTGACGTCATCGTATTCGCGAGGTTGAAGTGGAACCGCCGTTTGCGAGCAGCACGTGTGTCCGAAGCgcagaaagaaaagcctcgagAGGTCTACGCTCGAGTTGAATTCGGAGTCGCGATTCGCGGCCGCCCACAGCGCCACCTGGAGAGCCCAGTGGCGACCGATGATGTGGTCCCAGCTAAGTCCAGGCGGGAACATTCTGAGGCGGATAAGGACGTAGTGTGCGATGCAGGGAGCATAGTCAGACGACGAAGTCCAATTCTTGGACAGCGCCATTCGGAAACTGAGCGCGGCGAGTTGGTACGCAAGCGTGCCGTAGTTGACGGCTGCCTCGGTGGAGCCGGCATGGTAGAAGTCCGGCACGAGAAGGCGCAGCGGTGCTTCAGCATCGTCCCAACGCATGGCAGTCGCATCCAGACTGATCAGCGGCTCGCACGTCGCACCGTTGCGGCTTCGTTGGCGGGAGAAGAGGATAGTGTTCGAGACGAAGTCCGTTCTGAGCTTCGAGGGCACGGAAGCATCCTGGGCCGGTGGTTCCGGTAGCCCTCCCTCGGATCGGCGAATCACTGTTCAGTAAAGCGGAACATGGGACAAGGCGGTTTACAATAATGTTTGAGATTGAGTAGGAATATATTGCATTCATAGCACCTTGCAGACTTGAACACAGCGAAAAGGCACAGTACCCAAGACTGTCGTCTTGTCGTTAGTGTGCCTTTATAAGAAAAATGAATGACTAGTGTGTTCGATAAATGCCCCCGAAAAATGCGAAAGCCAAAATCAAGCTGAAGATTACGGAGTATATAATCTGTATAGTAAACTGCTTTCACGAACCCTCTTGAGGTTTACGTAGTTTAGCTTAGTTTCGCGCATTACTCACTGCTTCTGAAGCATGCTGGCGCAACGACGAGTTCGTGTTTCAAAGGGATGCGCCAGAAAACCTTGTTCGTGTCTTTGGCGACCGCTACCACGTCCTTCACAATCTGTGCGACGTCGTCCGCGACTCCGGGTCTCAGGACGTTCGCGGAGAGCCACGACCCGTAGCCGTCCCCGAACAGCAGCTCCAAGGCGCGGACGCATGCTTCGCGCTTGATGCGCCTCTCCTGGTCGTCACCTCCAGACACGACACGGCGCTGGACTTCGCTCTCCAAGACCAAGAACTTGGCCAGGGGCACGAGCGTCAGGTACACAGATACGACCCGCAGGTCGGCGTTTGCGAGTTCTTCTAAAACACCCCGAACGCCAGCCTGGTCTTGCACAATCGCGCTCAAAGGCGCTGGCCTGCCGGCCATGTTCGCGTAATCTGCGAAAACTCGCGACCAGTTGGTCTTCGGGGTGTCCAGATCACGCAGAGCGACCACCGTGGTCTCGGACGCCGAGCGCAGCTGGGACGTCCGTTGAGCCACGATGTCATCGATGTGTTCAATGTCCGGGACGCGATCGCGCGTCACGATGTCGCCGAGGGCTTGGATGGCGCGTACGACGAGGAACTTGCGAGAGTGGGGTTCAAGGTGTCGAGCGATGGCCGTGCCCGCTGCGATGTACGCACCAGTCAAGGACGAGACGTTGCCGTCATCTTTCCAGCGCACGT comes from Dermacentor andersoni chromosome 9, qqDerAnde1_hic_scaffold, whole genome shotgun sequence and encodes:
- the LOC140213334 gene encoding uncharacterized protein yields the protein MKKKKKFSVSDMLPAQQAEDKQLRYSSLEDSLQNQQKRKHHARWTRNAGKKHAHHSFTRTKQQQHAQVTDAAETGKAEPGAVSARPRSGSLAAKSTSIASDESAKTSSGSPGATSINRIPGSEHNTVLEELPLVGARDLAPTSSNRLRDAEAHIPSDGSAQIGFGSVVATSLVDKLRDYEADTIPGEQRGSGPESLTATLIDRALDIELNVLPERLPHSGASGLATKSPMRPPPDYDVYVPSDLPPQTSYWNDAEPPSSRDPDLQGHTPLRGNSTKHSASVGSVTPDDTRLSKVSRLAVCAAVAVSCTVFVVMMFLLMQLLPDGTRNFHEKKVSFWVENLGNACVTVECEKAVLELKSSIDASVDPCKDFYGFSCGQWGRANRHASYMEAQRIAYVDAVNATLWSCIKFFDRAAADIGEVWSASGIDAHVWTAVASFDSLFTLAVGSVLQYAMESVVDVRWKDDGNVSSLTGAYIAAGTAIARHLEPHSRKFLVVRAIQALGDIVTRDRVPDIEHIDDIVAQRTSQLRSASETTVVALRDLDTPKTNWSRVFADYANMAGRPAPLSAIVQDQAGVRGVLEELANADLRVVSVYLTLVPLAKFLVLESEVQRRVVSGGDDQERRIKREACVRALELLFGDGYGSWLSANVLRPGVADDVAQIVKDVVAVAKDTNKVFWRIPLKHELVVAPACFRSMIRRSEGGLPEPPAQDASVPSKLRTDFVSNTILFSRQRSRNGATCEPLISLDATAMRWDDAEAPLRLLVPDFYHAGSTEAAVNYGTLAYQLAALSFRMALSKNWTSSSDYAPCIAHYVLIRLRMFPPGLSWDHIIGRHWALQVALWAAANRDSEFNSSVDLSRLFFLRFGHTCCSQTAVPLQPREYDDVSETFKSRASCNAISMPLPVFAYAFDCAGMPRMEC